The genomic window CGGCGATCGTCGGCGAGGTGATCCGAATCGTGCCCGATCGGCCGGCGTTCGCCGCTGCATCGACGGCGACGTGCAGTCTGGTCTCGGCGCCGGCGATGCCGCTGCCACGGGTGACCTGGATCCACGGGTCTGCGTCGATCGTGTAGGCAACGCCGGGAACGCCGGTGCTGAACACCTCGATCCACTTGGCATCAGCGCCGTGCTGCCAGAACGTCAAACCGCGATCGTCGTTGTCGGGGGCCGCGCCCCAGACCGTGGCATCCAGTCCGTGCCCGCGGATCTCGAGGGCGGGGGACCCGGGCGGGAAGAGCGGCATCACCGGCGGCGGGAACGCCTCGGGCGTGAACATCCCGTTCCACTTTCCGCCCGACAGTCCCTCGTTGTAGTAGCGGATCAGTGCGCGCTTCGCGTCGTCGAACTGGCGGGAGACCGCGAGCCACTGGTCAGCGGCGGCCGCCTTGCCCTGCTGGGAGGCGAGCAGGCTTCGGTCGGCGAAGTAGAACTGCGCGTTCGTGAGGTACGACATGTGGATCTTGAGCGCGAACACCTGGAAGAACGAGTCGCGCTCGTCCTCGGGCAGTGCGGCGAGGATCTCGTTCGTCTCGTCGTAGATCCGGCGCAGCACGGCCAGGCGGCGGGAGGCTTCGTCGCCCCAGCCGGTCTGGGCGAAGGCGCCGCTGCCGAGGTGCTCGATCTTGCGCTGCTGGTTCACGCGCGAGTACTCCGCGTAGAGAGCGCCGGCGCGTGCGCCGTGTTCGCCGCTGTAGGCGGAGTCGACCCACTGTGCGACGAAGTCGACGACGTCGTCGGTCGCCGACGGGCGGTCCGCCGCCCAGGCCCGGCGGAGGAAGAAGTCCATCTCCAGTTCGAGGGGCTTGAGTCCGCCGATGTTGTCGACCCAGAGACGCCGGATGCCTCGCTCCCATGCCTTGCTGAGCTCCGAGCCGACGAGCGCCAGCGGTGCAGTGGAGGTGGCGAGGTAGCTGGTGGCGAAGTTCGCCCAGTAGGACGCGTGGTAGTACAGCCCGTGGCCTCCGGAGCGGGCGAGCTCGGCCTCGTCGGGGAACCGGCGGATGTACCCGAAGTTGTCATTGGCCCAGACCACGGTGACGTCGTCGGGAAGGTCAAGGCCTGCGTCGTAGAGGGGAAGGACCTCCTTGTAGGGCACGAATAGCTGCGGTGCCCGGTCGGCTTCGACGCCGAGGGTGTCCTCGAGGATTCCGCGCTGGTCGCGGATCGCGGTCTCGAGCAGTTCCACCCGTGCGCTGAGCTTCTCCTCGGCGCTCAACGCGTCGTTCCCGTCGATCGCGGCGGTCTCGAAGCCGGAGTCGTGCACCCCACGGATGCCGACCGTCCACGTCACTTCGTAGTCGCCGTTCTGCTCGACGCTGCCGCGCCAATACTCATGGAGCTTGTCGCGGTTGCGACCGGGGATCGAGTAGTCGTAGCGGATGTCCTCGCCCTGGGCGGCGACCCACGGACGGAATTCGTGTTCGTTGCTGCGCAGCAGCATGTCGCAATGGCTTGTACCGATCACGACGCCCATCTCATCGGCGAGACGACCGTTCTCGGGGTCGTGGTTGAACGCCCCGATGTGCATCGCAGGCCACAGGTAGTTGCCCTTGAGGCGGAGCAGGAGCTCGAACACCCGGCCGTAGGTCACCGGGCCGATCGTGCCATCGGGGGTGTGCCGGCGCGACCAGTGGAACAGCTCCTCCTCGTCGTTGATGAAGACGCCGCGGAACCGAACGGCGGGCCAGTCGGCGTGCGAGGCGTCGCGTCGCACGACGATCCGCCGACGGGTGCGGACCGGGACATCCGCCCACCAGTACCAGGGTGAGACGCCGATCGCCTCGGCGAAGTCGTACACCGCGTAGATCGTGCCGCGACGATCGGTCCCGATGAGGTAGAGCGTTTCCCCCACGACGGTGACGAGCAGGCCCTCCCAGCGCAGCTCGCCATCCGCGTCGTCGCGAAGCGAGGCGAGGTCGAGCTGGCCCGACGCGATCAGGGCGTCGATCGCGGCGGACACGCCAACGGTGCCCACCACGATGTTCGCCACGGCCGCGTCCGGCACGATGGCGACCGGGGCGCCGGTGACGCGTTCGACGTCGCGGACGAGATCGGTCACCGCGCGTTGCACCGCGGGAGTCTCGTCGAGCGACACATGGATGGAGACCGGTCGCCCGTCGTCCGTGATCACAAGTCCTTCGACGGACGGTGCGGCCAGATAGGGGTGCGGGGGGACCTGGGGATACGTCATCGTGCTTTCCGTCGCAGAAGGTGAAAATCGGAGGCCGTGCTACGGGCCAAAAGTGATCGTTCACGGCAAGAGTAGTGAACGATCACTTTGTATGTCAAACTCCTCTCGTGAGCGTTTCCGCCCAGACCACCGACACCCAGGACCGGCTCGAGCCCGCAACGCGGCGCGACCCGAACCGGCTCCTCCCCGCCGATCCCGAACTGCGCGCGATCGCCCGCGACCTCATGGCCGCGGTCGAGCACGCGCCGATTATCTCGCCCCACGGGCACGTGCCGGCCGGCAGCCTGGCACGCGACGAGCCCTTCGCCGACCCGACCGAACTGTTGGTGTCCAGCGACCACTACCTCACCCGCCTGCTGCACGCCGAGGGCGTCGATCTGGCGACGCTCGGCGTCGGTGGAGTTGACGTCGATCCGCGCGAGGCGTGGAGGACGGTCGCACGGCACTGGCATGCCTTCGCAGGAACGGCGACCGGATACTGGATGGCCGAGGCGCTCGCCGGCGTCTTCGGCATCGACCTCGAGCTGTCGGCGACGACCGCGGACGAAATCTACGACCGGATCGCCGCGAACCTTCGTACCGACGAATACCGTCCCCGGGCGCTGTTCAACCGCTTCGGGATCGACGTGCTCGCGACGACCGACGACCCGCTCGACGATCTCGCGGACCACCGAGCGCTCCAGGCGGACGGGTTCCGGGTGCTCCCGACGTTCCGTCCCGA from Agromyces sp. LHK192 includes these protein-coding regions:
- a CDS encoding glycosyl hydrolase 115 family protein; protein product: MQRAVTDLVRDVERVTGAPVAIVPDAAVANIVVGTVGVSAAIDALIASGQLDLASLRDDADGELRWEGLLVTVVGETLYLIGTDRRGTIYAVYDFAEAIGVSPWYWWADVPVRTRRRIVVRRDASHADWPAVRFRGVFINDEEELFHWSRRHTPDGTIGPVTYGRVFELLLRLKGNYLWPAMHIGAFNHDPENGRLADEMGVVIGTSHCDMLLRSNEHEFRPWVAAQGEDIRYDYSIPGRNRDKLHEYWRGSVEQNGDYEVTWTVGIRGVHDSGFETAAIDGNDALSAEEKLSARVELLETAIRDQRGILEDTLGVEADRAPQLFVPYKEVLPLYDAGLDLPDDVTVVWANDNFGYIRRFPDEAELARSGGHGLYYHASYWANFATSYLATSTAPLALVGSELSKAWERGIRRLWVDNIGGLKPLELEMDFFLRRAWAADRPSATDDVVDFVAQWVDSAYSGEHGARAGALYAEYSRVNQQRKIEHLGSGAFAQTGWGDEASRRLAVLRRIYDETNEILAALPEDERDSFFQVFALKIHMSYLTNAQFYFADRSLLASQQGKAAAADQWLAVSRQFDDAKRALIRYYNEGLSGGKWNGMFTPEAFPPPVMPLFPPGSPALEIRGHGLDATVWGAAPDNDDRGLTFWQHGADAKWIEVFSTGVPGVAYTIDADPWIQVTRGSGIAGAETRLHVAVDAAANAGRSGTIRITSPTIADAVEIPVRVAETPAIEPGFVGAVEADGVVSLDPARPDEVRDGTSSRWHVIPHLGRDGVDALQAEAVVRHPDAAADAAAAEFGFHLHTAGAHVLELHRLPTLDSTGRIRVAVTVDDSEPFTVESPTTDEHRGAWYTGIQDNVERLRVTLPDLEAGGHTLRLHVVDGAVTLTKLVIHTADEILDTNLGAPFSRHTRSADAPVPDPALSASALSEVDRVVREVYGVDPTENAILDQVYVDRYWFDHETTFRRTRNVPQTNRGAAVTWHGPDGTKDIVRALGTGAPVGADGRLAFEAELALVGGDHAWLTPSRDSEAAWELTQAETQARTGLALQARPRGLQWDDPADAPGMHFAIELPDGGAYRVWLLVKFDDGTDDACFLALDGAVQPLEAQFSGGDLCSYGTRQIWLWTHVSDLEITAGSHVLSIYARKSGLRVDRVYLTLGDELPPIDADWAPSARVDVAAGEAAAVTLS